Sequence from the Meleagris gallopavo isolate NT-WF06-2002-E0010 breed Aviagen turkey brand Nicholas breeding stock chromosome Z, Turkey_5.1, whole genome shotgun sequence genome:
AcaagagaagaataaaataccTGATCTAAATTGTGTTTTGCAGGTATATTTAGTGACACCCACTTACTGGCCATGATGTACAGTGGAGAAATGTGCTACTGGGGACTGAAATACTGTAGAGAGGGAAAGCAGGAGAACCTCAGGATGATGGACTCGGTGTCCGGCAGTGAGCTGGGCTGCAGATCACAGGGTGCACTGGTGGATTTCCGAGAGCTGGGCAAAACCATGTTAACGAAGTACATTGCTGTGTGTGAGGGGCCTTTAAAAGACCAAGGATGGAACACAACAAGTGCAAACCAGATGCTATGTTACCTCAGGAAAACCCACAGCTAGATTTTTTGCTATTGCTCTCGGAAGCTGCTCACTGTGTGATGAGAACTTATAGGATGACTGTCTGCACTAGGCTGAGACCTGCTGTGCCTCGAGCCTGCCTGCTCGTACACAATGTATGCTCAGTTGCATTAAAGCATGAGTTCAAAGAACGCGCGGAACGGCGGTCCAAAGTGCTGTGCGGTAGTGCTTCTGGAACGCGTGGCCATTCAAGAGCTCCATCGAATCGCGGGTGACGTTCCACACGGGCGCTGCTGACGGCGCAAACTCCACGCTGGCCGCGGCGGCGTGTCCTCCTCCGTGCCCCGGgcgggccgggccgggccgggcgCCNNNNNNNNNNNNNNNNNNNNNNNNNNNNNNNNNNNNNNNNNNNNNNNNNNNNNNNNNNNNNNNNNNNNNNNNNNNNNNNNNNNNNNNNNNNNNNNNNNNNCGCTGGGCCGGCGGCTGGCGGCGCCGAGGGGAGCGGGCGGCGATGGTGAGGGACGGCCGTAGGGAGTGGAGAGGGAGGCCATTTCCCTCGTCCCCGGGTACCGCCCGTCCTCCCGCCAATAAAGAGTCGGGGCCCGGGGTGAGACCGCGGATCCGCGGAACGTTGAGGCTGCTCTGTGGAGCGGGTGGTGAGGCTGAAGCCCGCCCCTGTGTGGCACCGCTGTGCCCGTGCGGTGTGCGGCGTTGCCCGCAAGGCCCTCCGGTcgtggctgcagggcaggcagcgCAGAGCTTGCGTGAGGGCTGCGCCGTTATTTGCCGCTGCGCGCATCACGAGGGCTGACCCTGCTAAGGGAGCACTGTGTTCTTCTTCAGGTGTCTTCTTAGCAAagggctctgctgctctggagaaACTAAAGGACCTCTgtaaagaagggaaagagaaagcacaaCATTCCACGATTCTACAGCTTTATACACAGGTAGTGCATACAAAGCACCTTAACTGCCCGCTTTTGGTGTGTGGGAGAACGGTAGGTTAGAGCAGGAACTGATCTGCATCACTGAGCATGGGTGGTAGCACAGAACACACATGAAATAGGGGTCTGCTTTTATTTGGGTTAGGAAATGAGTTGAGAGTTGACACTAAGTATTCTGTTACTGTAGGACATGAAGAGTTAGGTCAACTGTAAACAACCATACTTTCAACTTGTTACTTTGTAAAATTAAGAATTACTTTAAAATTGTAATCCTTTATAAACTGTAACAAGTGTGCACTTGTTACTGCACACCATCATCTGATTATTTTGCTGGTGGTATTTTCACATTGTCTATCTTCTTGCTTCCATAGGCTGTCTTAGACATTACCTATTTCGAGGAAAGCCAGCTTGTGGATGAAGATTTTGCAGGGGAATCTTCATTGCAAAAAGTTAAAGAACTTATCTGTATTCTTTCAGACCCAGAAGACTTAGTGAGGGAATGCAGCATAAATGAAGAAGTGAGTATTAACATTATTCATCCAGagaattaattatttattacttaaaaGTCAAAAATCTGATTTGCGGTAGTagcacttgtattttttttccccaatgattttaaattttgcccaacacaaatacattttagctgtatttaaataatgattcctgaaaataatttttcaagtaACTTGTGTGCCCAGAATTTTCCTTACTAACATTTCCAGATTCCGGATGCTTTTGACAACATAAATGCAAAGTACTGGACATATGACTGAGCACTGTTGTTAAGCACAGCCTTTAAAGATGGAAGTTTaatatgtatgcatgcatgAGTGTGTATGTGATACCTCGGATGGCTTATTTTTTGGCTTACAGTTTGCTGGATTTTATTTCAGCCTGTCAACATCCTTAGTACAGATTTGGTAGAATGTCTTTACTGGAGAAAAGGAGCCCTACTTTATATGTATTGCCatacagcaaaagaaaggagcgAATGGATGAGAGGAAacattgctttatttaaaaaggtAAAGGAGATTTCGTGAAGTGCTCTGAGGGTATGAGTGCATGTAAGTACAGTTGAAAGcatgatttttctcttttaaaacttgtcttccttcctccccccccaccccctttTAAATAAGACTGGGGAAATTCGTACCTTCAAGTATTTTTGGCTATCATTAAATTAATGAGAAtttatctaatttttttccttttcttttaaactgtaTTCAGTGTCTTAATGATGGAGTTCATTACCTGTTGAAGATGCTTAGCTTTAGATGCCCTCTTCATTTAGATGGAGATGTCTCGCTTCAAGATAAAGACACGGCTAGGCTACTCagtgaaggtaaaaaaaaaNNNNNNNNNNNNNNNNNNNNNNNNNNNNNNNNNNNNNNNNNNNNNNNNNNNNNNNNNNNNNNNNNNNNNNNNNNNNNNNNNNNNNNNNNNNNNNNNNNNNagactggcctcaccactatggccgccacacctcagattttataaacctggatcaggtcccctctcagtcttcttttctcaaggctaaacagacccagtaTGCATCATGCatcatgtcatagaatcacagaatatctcaagttggaagggactcacaaagatcgagtccaactcccaACCACACAGGACCACCAAAAATCCAAACCGTATGACTAGGAGCATTAtgcaaatgctccttgaactacagcagcttggggccatgaccactgccctggggagtcTGTTCCAGAAACACTGTGGTGAAGAATATTTTCTCAATCCCCGACCTGATCCTcctctgacacagctccatgctgtaaTGTTGGGcagttcttaaaaacaaaaacttcaaaCTTTCTGACTACTGTAGATGCTAGACTCCATTCAAAACCAGAGTATTTATAAAGTTATAATTATACAGTACTTAGattaagtaatttttattttaaaaaaagatcacaAAAGTATTTTATTCAACATGATTCTTGGCACCTCTATTCATGTTATAATAACACATATTTAGTAACTGTTATCAATACTGTCTAGATTAGTTAAGTGTAATAATCTTCAGCTGTGACAGATAGCATACCTACTAGCTCTGGAAAAGAGATAAGTGATTTATCTTTCCTTTACTGGaggaatgagaaggaaaaaaaaaaaaaaaagcccattc
This genomic interval carries:
- the CZH5orf51 gene encoding UPF0600 protein C5orf51 homolog; translation: LGRRLAAPRGAGGDGVFLAKGSAALEKLKDLCKEGKEKAQHSTILQLYTQAVLDITYFEESQLVDEDFAGESSLQKVKELICILSDPEDLVRECSINEEPVNILSTDLVECLYWRKGALLYMYCHTAKERSEWMRGNIALFKKCLNDGVHYLLKMLSFRCPLHLDGDVSLQDKDTARLLSEGKKKATAKASMPVRKQRCSTCYRHGSEVQPRFGGTAVGDKNYRHERHAAWKEIARQKGCAALTYVTAGKGVAPPRVSVPHSPREKARSAGAAARAHGAAAALMAALCSFSVSRCRAR